A window from Campylobacter concisus encodes these proteins:
- the lepA gene encoding translation elongation factor 4: MKNIRNFSIIAHIDHGKSTLADRLIQECGAVSDREMSSQIMDTMDIEKERGITIKAQSVRLNYALNGENFVLNLIDTPGHVDFSYEVSRSLASCEGALLVVDASQGVEAQTIANVYIALENNLEIIPVINKIDLPAADPARVKDEIEHIIGLDCSGAIEVSAKTGVGIKELLEAIITRIPAPNGDVSKPTKALIYDSWFDNYLGALALVRVYDGEISKNDEILVMGTGKKHIVLDLMYPNPIAPIKTKTLSAGEVGIVVLGLKNVSDVQVGDTITQSRNPLKEPVGGFERAKPFVFAGLYPIETDKFEDLRDALDKLKLNDSSISYEPETSVALGFGFRVGFLGLLHMEVVKERLEREFDLDLIATAPTVTYEVIQTDGLNLKIQNPSQLPPVNKIDSILEPYVKATIITPSEFLGNIITLLNNRRGIQTKMDYITTDRVLLEYDIPMNEIVMDFYDKLKSSTKGYASFDYEPSDYRVGDLVKLDVKVAGETVDALSIIVPESKAQTKGRDFVKAMKEIVPRQLFEVAIQASIGNKIIARETVKSMGKNVTAKCYGGDITRKRKLLEKQKEGKKRMKAIGKVNLPQEAFLSVLKID; this comes from the coding sequence CATCATCGCTCACATCGACCACGGCAAAAGCACGCTTGCTGATCGCCTCATTCAGGAGTGTGGCGCTGTAAGCGACCGTGAGATGAGCTCGCAAATCATGGACACGATGGACATCGAAAAAGAGCGTGGCATCACGATCAAAGCCCAGTCTGTCCGCCTAAACTACGCACTAAATGGCGAAAATTTTGTTCTAAATTTGATAGACACCCCAGGACACGTTGATTTTAGCTATGAGGTGAGCCGTAGCCTAGCTAGCTGCGAGGGCGCACTGCTTGTCGTGGATGCTAGCCAGGGCGTGGAGGCGCAAACCATCGCAAACGTCTATATCGCACTTGAAAATAACCTAGAGATCATCCCAGTCATCAACAAGATCGACCTACCAGCGGCTGACCCTGCTAGGGTAAAAGACGAGATAGAGCATATCATCGGCCTTGACTGCTCAGGAGCGATCGAAGTGAGCGCAAAAACAGGCGTTGGCATAAAGGAGCTGCTTGAAGCGATCATCACGAGGATCCCAGCGCCAAATGGCGACGTAAGCAAGCCTACAAAGGCGCTAATCTACGATAGTTGGTTTGACAACTACCTCGGCGCACTTGCTCTTGTGCGTGTTTATGATGGTGAAATTTCAAAAAATGATGAAATTTTGGTCATGGGTACAGGCAAAAAACACATCGTGCTAGACCTCATGTATCCAAATCCTATAGCTCCGATCAAGACCAAAACGCTTAGCGCTGGCGAGGTTGGCATCGTGGTTTTGGGGCTTAAAAACGTTAGCGACGTGCAAGTTGGAGATACGATAACGCAGTCAAGAAATCCTCTAAAAGAGCCAGTTGGCGGCTTTGAGAGGGCTAAGCCGTTTGTTTTTGCGGGACTTTATCCAATAGAAACTGATAAATTTGAAGATCTGCGTGACGCGCTGGATAAGCTAAAGCTAAATGACAGCTCCATTAGCTACGAGCCAGAGACCTCGGTCGCACTTGGATTTGGCTTTAGGGTTGGCTTTTTAGGTCTTCTTCATATGGAGGTTGTCAAAGAGAGGCTGGAGCGTGAATTTGATCTTGATCTCATCGCCACAGCGCCAACTGTGACTTATGAAGTCATCCAAACTGATGGGTTAAATTTAAAAATTCAAAACCCAAGCCAGTTGCCGCCTGTAAATAAAATAGACTCAATCCTTGAACCATACGTGAAAGCGACTATAATCACGCCAAGCGAGTTTTTGGGCAACATCATCACGCTTTTAAACAATCGCCGCGGCATACAAACGAAGATGGACTACATCACGACTGACCGCGTTTTACTCGAGTATGATATACCGATGAATGAGATCGTGATGGACTTTTACGACAAGCTAAAGTCAAGCACTAAAGGCTACGCGAGCTTTGACTACGAGCCAAGCGACTACCGCGTGGGCGATCTAGTGAAGCTTGATGTCAAAGTAGCCGGCGAGACGGTCGATGCGCTCTCTATCATCGTGCCTGAGAGCAAGGCTCAGACAAAGGGCAGGGACTTCGTAAAGGCGATGAAAGAGATCGTGCCACGTCAACTCTTTGAAGTGGCGATACAAGCTAGCATCGGTAATAAAATAATCGCCCGAGAAACCGTAAAATCAATGGGTAAAAACGTCACAGCCAAGTGCTACGGCGGCGATATCACGCGTAAGAGGAAGTTGCTTGAAAAGCAAAAAGAGGGTAAGAAGAGGATGAAGGCCATTGGTAAGGTGAATTTGCCGCAGGAGGCGTTTTTATCCGTCCTAAAAATAGACTAA
- a CDS encoding 2-hydroxymuconate tautomerase family protein — translation MPFVKICVTKEGDSPSVEQKEKMISGVTKLISEILGRSAQNTVVIIDEVDTNNYGIAGESVKNLRKKQKEQKEVKC, via the coding sequence ATGCCGTTTGTGAAAATTTGCGTGACAAAAGAGGGTGATAGCCCAAGTGTGGAGCAAAAAGAGAAGATGATAAGCGGAGTTACAAAGCTAATAAGCGAAATTTTAGGTAGAAGCGCTCAAAATACCGTTGTCATTATCGATGAGGTCGATACAAACAACTACGGCATCGCTGGCGAGAGTGTGAAAAATCTCCGCAAAAAACAAAAAGAGCAAAAGGAAGTGAAATGCTAA
- a CDS encoding YajG family lipoprotein, whose product MSKFKFLAIFGLFVLFLSGCAPTQTVLAFDPYKAIVSNQQSSGFEVYISAVHDSRKNKSTIATITDGKGTVDEYVVLQNDLATYFGDSLKKELIAHGANVNGMGGVVVEVFINEFEANMSGYNSDNTKGKIKITLKIQKGDQSIIKNISNNQTKFELVRTGGAFKSFLTEIINDAIKRTAIAILNS is encoded by the coding sequence ATGAGTAAATTTAAATTTCTAGCTATCTTTGGACTTTTTGTCCTATTTTTGAGCGGTTGTGCGCCTACTCAGACGGTGCTTGCGTTTGATCCTTATAAGGCTATCGTTTCAAATCAACAAAGCAGTGGTTTTGAGGTTTATATAAGTGCAGTGCATGACAGTCGCAAAAACAAAAGCACTATAGCAACTATAACAGATGGCAAGGGCACTGTGGATGAATACGTCGTGCTTCAAAATGACCTTGCGACCTATTTTGGTGACTCTCTTAAAAAAGAGCTTATAGCTCATGGCGCAAATGTAAATGGTATGGGTGGCGTCGTGGTTGAAGTTTTCATAAACGAATTTGAAGCAAATATGAGCGGATATAACAGCGACAACACAAAGGGCAAGATAAAGATCACTCTTAAAATCCAAAAAGGTGATCAAAGCATCATCAAAAATATCTCAAACAACCAAACCAAATTTGAGCTAGTTCGCACTGGCGGAGCATTTAAATCATTTTTAACTGAGATCATAAATGATGCTATCAAACGCACTGCAATTGCTATTTTAAATAGCTAA
- a CDS encoding ComF family protein, translating to MFCAFCKSFTLNTFCKICSQILSEPSPIVRELEGFKIYSFYGYSEIKELIHSKHQMHGYFIYKNLAKFAFNQFAKSFSLLEKVYALPIDDRVHYGYSHTAILANALRAKNLKPIFHALQATSNISYSGKDLQFRQNNPRNFKILKKITAPVILVDDIVTTGTTILEAKNTLEKAGVKVLFALVLADAKY from the coding sequence ATGTTTTGTGCGTTTTGCAAGAGCTTTACGCTAAATACGTTTTGTAAAATTTGCTCACAAATTTTAAGCGAGCCAAGCCCGATAGTAAGAGAACTAGAGGGCTTTAAAATTTATAGCTTTTACGGCTACTCTGAAATAAAAGAACTCATCCACTCCAAGCACCAAATGCACGGATATTTTATATATAAAAACTTAGCTAAATTTGCATTTAATCAATTTGCTAAAAGCTTTAGCTTACTGGAGAAAGTCTATGCTCTGCCGATAGATGATAGAGTGCATTACGGCTATTCGCATACGGCTATTTTGGCAAATGCACTAAGGGCTAAAAATCTAAAGCCCATATTTCACGCACTGCAGGCAACCAGCAATATTAGCTATAGTGGCAAGGATTTGCAATTTAGACAAAATAACCCAAGAAATTTTAAAATCCTAAAAAAGATCACTGCGCCAGTTATTTTGGTAGATGATATCGTAACCACTGGCACAACGATACTTGAGGCTAAAAACACTCTAGAAAAAGCTGGCGTAAAAGTACTTTTTGCTCTAGTTTTGGCTGACGCTAAATATTAG
- a CDS encoding YggS family pyridoxal phosphate-dependent enzyme, producing MMIVLKELLEKIENLSKDVTLIAVSKNVTSAEVRELYAQGQRNFGENRVQELAKKKLELQNFADIKWHMIGRLQNNKINQMISLKPTLWQSCDSFERAIEVDKRLSYKLDTLLQINSADEDTKQGVSVANAAEIYERIQSECKNINLKGVMSIGAHVDEPKEIQKSFELTYKIYESLKPKGATICSMGMSSDFELAIKCGSNMIRLGTMLYL from the coding sequence ATGATGATAGTTTTAAAAGAGCTGTTAGAAAAGATAGAAAATTTAAGCAAAGATGTGACACTAATCGCCGTTAGTAAAAATGTCACAAGCGCTGAAGTAAGAGAGCTTTACGCACAAGGGCAAAGAAATTTTGGTGAAAATAGAGTCCAAGAGTTAGCCAAAAAAAAGCTAGAACTGCAAAATTTTGCTGATATAAAATGGCATATGATCGGCCGATTGCAAAATAACAAAATAAATCAAATGATAAGCCTAAAACCCACACTTTGGCAAAGTTGCGATAGCTTTGAAAGAGCCATAGAGGTCGATAAAAGACTCAGCTACAAGCTTGATACCTTGCTTCAGATAAACTCGGCTGATGAGGATACAAAGCAAGGTGTAAGCGTAGCAAATGCGGCAGAAATTTATGAGCGTATCCAAAGCGAGTGCAAAAATATCAATCTAAAAGGCGTGATGAGTATTGGAGCGCATGTGGATGAGCCAAAAGAGATTCAAAAGAGCTTTGAACTAACTTATAAAATTTATGAGAGCCTAAAGCCAAAAGGTGCAACTATCTGCTCGATGGGCATGAGTAGTGACTTCGAGCTAGCGATAAAATGTGGCTCAAATATGATTCGCCTTGGAACAATGCTTTATTTGTAA
- the rseP gene encoding RIP metalloprotease RseP, protein MKGILFTLALLCLGLYAYSFYFLVTVLAISFLIFFHELGHFLVARTLGVKINTFSIGFGEKIYTKNVGGTDYCLSAIPLGGYVQLKGQDDTDPKAKNYDRDSYNVLSPLKRIYILFAGPFFNFILAFFIYILLGFIGVERLAPSVGHIAEGSAAASAGLAKNDKILAINGVKISEWDEISKNVKLEPSTILIDRNGSQMTINLTPKIGETINLFNEKVQRPLIGISPNGEVIKIYHTGLAGINFAFSETIEASKLIFKSFTKLVSGAVPLKEVGGIVQIADVTSKAAKISLGVLLTIVALISVNLGVLNLFPIPALDGGHILFNLYELIFRREVNERVLTTLTYCGWALLLGIMMLATFNDIMRLSGGL, encoded by the coding sequence TTGAAAGGTATTCTCTTCACGCTAGCCCTACTTTGCCTTGGGCTTTATGCGTATTCGTTTTATTTTTTAGTGACTGTTTTAGCCATAAGTTTTCTCATATTTTTTCACGAGCTTGGCCACTTTTTGGTAGCAAGAACGCTTGGCGTAAAGATAAACACCTTTAGCATCGGCTTTGGCGAGAAAATTTACACCAAAAACGTTGGCGGCACCGACTACTGCCTAAGCGCGATCCCACTTGGTGGATACGTGCAGCTAAAAGGTCAAGACGACACCGACCCAAAGGCCAAAAACTACGACCGTGATAGCTACAACGTGCTAAGCCCACTAAAGCGAATTTATATCCTTTTTGCAGGACCATTTTTTAACTTTATCTTGGCCTTTTTTATCTACATTTTGCTTGGATTTATCGGTGTTGAGAGACTTGCGCCAAGCGTTGGACACATAGCTGAAGGCTCGGCAGCTGCGAGCGCTGGACTAGCTAAAAATGATAAAATTTTAGCAATAAATGGAGTAAAAATAAGTGAGTGGGACGAGATCAGTAAAAATGTAAAGCTTGAGCCAAGCACCATTTTGATAGATCGCAACGGCTCGCAAATGACTATAAATTTAACACCAAAGATAGGCGAGACGATAAATCTATTTAATGAAAAGGTACAGCGCCCATTAATCGGGATCTCTCCAAATGGCGAAGTGATAAAAATTTACCACACTGGTCTTGCAGGCATAAATTTTGCCTTTAGTGAGACGATCGAGGCATCAAAACTAATCTTTAAAAGCTTTACCAAACTAGTAAGTGGAGCTGTGCCGCTAAAAGAGGTCGGTGGCATCGTACAGATCGCTGATGTCACTTCAAAAGCCGCAAAAATAAGTCTTGGCGTACTTTTGACGATCGTCGCTTTAATCTCAGTAAATTTAGGCGTTTTAAATTTATTCCCAATCCCTGCACTTGATGGCGGGCACATACTTTTTAACCTATATGAGCTAATTTTTAGACGCGAGGTAAATGAGCGAGTACTTACAACGCTTACTTACTGCGGCTGGGCGCTACTGCTTGGTATAATGATGCTTGCAACCTTTAATGATATTATGAGATTAAGCGGAGGTTTATGA
- the pgsA gene encoding CDP-diacylglycerol--glycerol-3-phosphate 3-phosphatidyltransferase: MSLNLPNALAFFRILLAPLMFFMLVNAPEIFTQIHISWINYFAALIFVIASVTDFFDGYIARSWDQKTKLGAILDPLADKMLILAAFLGLMMLGRASAWAVYLILVREFFITGFRVVMASDGVEVAASMAGKVKTVSQMFAVGFLLMSWPGGGLLLWIAVALTLYSGFEYIFAYIKAMKKS, encoded by the coding sequence GTGAGTTTAAATTTACCAAACGCATTGGCATTTTTTAGGATACTTCTGGCTCCGCTTATGTTTTTTATGCTCGTAAATGCGCCAGAAATTTTTACACAAATTCACATAAGTTGGATAAACTACTTCGCAGCTCTTATTTTTGTGATCGCCTCTGTGACTGACTTTTTTGACGGCTACATCGCCAGAAGCTGGGATCAAAAAACCAAACTTGGAGCGATCCTTGATCCGTTAGCAGACAAGATGCTAATTCTTGCTGCATTTTTAGGTCTCATGATGCTTGGCAGAGCGAGCGCTTGGGCTGTTTATCTCATCTTGGTGAGGGAATTTTTTATAACTGGCTTTCGTGTCGTGATGGCAAGTGACGGTGTCGAAGTCGCTGCATCAATGGCTGGCAAGGTAAAAACAGTCTCGCAGATGTTTGCGGTTGGATTTTTACTGATGAGCTGGCCTGGCGGAGGACTTTTGCTATGGATAGCTGTTGCGCTTACACTTTATTCTGGATTTGAGTATATCTTTGCCTATATAAAGGCGATGAAAAAGAGCTAA
- a CDS encoding enoyl-ACP reductase translates to MKDTLNEFKGKTLVISGGTRGIGRAIVEEFAKAGVNIAFTYNSNEELAKEQAKELEATYKIKARAYALNILEPETYKELFLKIDEDFDRIDFFISNAIISGRAVAGGYTKFMKLKPRGINNIFTATVNAFVVGTQEAAKRMEKVGGGSIISLSSTGNLVYIENYAGHGTAKAAVEAMARYAATELGEKNIRVNVVSGGPIETDALRAFTNYEEVRDMTAKLSPLNRMGQPTDLAGACLFLCSSKASWVTGHTFIIDGGTTFK, encoded by the coding sequence ATGAAGGACACACTAAACGAATTTAAAGGTAAAACACTAGTCATCAGTGGCGGCACTAGAGGCATCGGCAGAGCCATAGTCGAAGAATTTGCAAAAGCTGGTGTAAATATAGCATTTACCTATAACTCAAACGAAGAGCTTGCAAAAGAGCAGGCAAAAGAACTTGAGGCTACTTATAAGATAAAAGCCAGAGCTTACGCGCTAAATATTCTCGAACCAGAGACTTACAAAGAGCTATTTTTAAAGATAGACGAGGATTTTGATAGGATTGATTTTTTCATCTCAAATGCTATCATCTCAGGTCGCGCAGTAGCTGGTGGATACACTAAATTTATGAAGCTAAAACCAAGAGGCATAAACAATATCTTCACAGCAACCGTAAATGCCTTTGTTGTAGGCACTCAAGAAGCTGCTAAACGCATGGAAAAAGTGGGTGGCGGCAGCATCATCAGCCTATCATCAACTGGAAATTTAGTCTATATCGAAAACTACGCAGGTCACGGCACAGCAAAAGCAGCCGTTGAAGCCATGGCAAGATACGCTGCGACTGAGCTTGGCGAGAAAAATATCCGCGTAAATGTCGTAAGTGGCGGCCCTATCGAAACAGACGCACTAAGAGCCTTTACCAACTACGAAGAGGTGCGTGATATGACAGCAAAGCTTAGCCCACTAAACCGCATGGGACAGCCGACTGATCTAGCCGGAGCATGTCTATTTTTGTGCTCATCTAAGGCTAGCTGGGTGACTGGACATACATTCATAATAGATGGTGGCACGACTTTTAAATGA
- the dapA gene encoding 4-hydroxy-tetrahydrodipicolinate synthase has translation MTALITPFKNQKVDEVSFEKLIKRQIKHGIDVVVPVGTTGESATLTHDEHRICIEIAVDACKGTNVKVLAGAGSNATHEAIGIAKFAQAHGADGILSVAPYYNKPTQEGLYEHYKAIANSIEIPVLLYNVPGRVGVDILPATVFRLFKECKNIYGIKEATGSIDRCVDLLAHEPNLVVISGEDAINYPIISNGGKGVISVTANLLPDQISELTHLAMNEEYKKAKLINDNLYTINKTLFCESNPIPIKAAMYLAGLIDSLEYRLPLCKPSKENFKKIEEVIKNYEIKGF, from the coding sequence ATGACCGCACTCATTACGCCATTTAAAAATCAAAAAGTAGATGAAGTCAGTTTTGAAAAACTAATAAAAAGACAGATAAAACACGGCATAGATGTCGTTGTGCCAGTTGGAACTACTGGTGAGAGTGCAACACTAACGCATGATGAGCATAGAATTTGTATCGAAATAGCCGTAGATGCGTGTAAAGGCACAAATGTAAAAGTACTAGCTGGAGCTGGCAGCAACGCGACTCACGAGGCTATTGGTATCGCTAAATTTGCCCAAGCTCATGGTGCTGATGGCATCCTCTCTGTTGCACCTTATTACAACAAACCAACACAAGAAGGGCTTTATGAGCATTACAAAGCCATTGCAAATAGCATTGAAATCCCTGTGCTTCTTTACAATGTTCCTGGCAGAGTTGGCGTGGATATCTTGCCAGCGACTGTTTTTAGACTCTTTAAAGAGTGTAAAAATATCTACGGTATCAAAGAAGCAACAGGCAGCATCGATAGATGCGTCGATCTACTGGCTCACGAGCCAAATTTAGTAGTCATCAGCGGTGAAGATGCGATCAACTATCCTATCATATCAAATGGCGGCAAAGGCGTTATCTCAGTTACTGCAAACCTCTTACCAGATCAAATTTCAGAGCTTACGCACCTTGCAATGAACGAAGAGTACAAAAAAGCAAAACTAATAAACGATAATCTATACACGATAAATAAAACACTCTTTTGCGAAAGCAATCCGATACCGATCAAAGCAGCGATGTATCTAGCTGGACTCATCGACTCTTTAGAGTATCGCTTACCGCTTTGCAAACCAAGTAAAGAAAATTTTAAAAAGATAGAAGAAGTTATTAAAAATTACGAAATAAAGGGATTTTAA
- a CDS encoding M16 family metallopeptidase, protein MIKFNKAKLENGLEIYHVPVNPGSKVISVDVFYKVGSRNEVMGKSGIAHMLEHLNFKSTKNLRAGEFDEIVKGFGGVNNASTGFDYTHYFIKASNENLDKTLGLFAELMKNLSLKDKEFQPERDVVHEERRWRTDNNPMGYLYFRLYNHAFIYHPYHWTPIGFIKDIENWNISDIKEFHATFYQPKNAILMISGDIGKDEAFKLAKKNFSSIKNKRAIPKLHCKEPEQDGAKRAIIYKDSQTQMLAIAYKIPDFRHADQVGLNAISEYLTTGKSSILQQRLVDELMLVNQIYAYNMSCVDENLFIFLAVCNPDVEANVVEAEILKIIDDLKNKPIDKDDVLRVKNLIKTDFIYSFESASKVANLYGSYLARGDIKPLYELEKNIDKIDAKLLKEIANRYFNEKTSTTIILKKE, encoded by the coding sequence TTGATAAAATTTAATAAAGCAAAACTAGAAAACGGACTAGAAATTTATCACGTACCAGTAAATCCGGGCTCAAAAGTGATAAGCGTCGATGTCTTTTATAAAGTTGGATCAAGAAACGAAGTGATGGGCAAAAGCGGCATCGCTCACATGTTAGAGCATCTAAATTTCAAATCAACCAAAAATTTACGAGCTGGTGAATTTGACGAAATAGTAAAAGGCTTTGGTGGCGTAAATAACGCAAGTACAGGCTTTGACTACACTCACTACTTCATAAAAGCCTCAAATGAAAATTTAGACAAAACGCTTGGTCTTTTTGCTGAGCTTATGAAAAATTTAAGCCTGAAAGACAAAGAATTTCAGCCAGAGCGAGACGTGGTGCATGAAGAGCGCAGATGGCGAACAGACAACAACCCTATGGGATACCTCTACTTTAGGCTCTACAACCACGCATTTATCTACCACCCATATCACTGGACTCCGATAGGCTTTATAAAAGATATCGAAAACTGGAATATCTCCGACATAAAAGAATTTCATGCCACTTTTTATCAGCCCAAAAATGCCATTTTAATGATAAGTGGCGACATCGGCAAGGATGAGGCATTTAAGCTAGCTAAAAAAAACTTTAGCAGCATAAAAAACAAAAGAGCTATACCAAAACTACACTGCAAAGAGCCTGAGCAAGACGGCGCAAAAAGAGCTATCATCTATAAAGATAGCCAAACACAAATGCTAGCTATCGCTTATAAGATCCCAGACTTCAGACACGCTGATCAAGTGGGGCTAAATGCGATAAGCGAATATTTAACCACTGGCAAAAGCTCTATCTTACAGCAGCGCCTAGTCGATGAGCTCATGCTTGTAAATCAAATTTATGCTTACAACATGAGCTGTGTTGATGAAAATTTATTTATATTTTTAGCAGTTTGCAACCCAGATGTCGAAGCAAACGTGGTTGAGGCTGAAATTTTAAAGATCATAGATGATTTAAAAAATAAGCCAATCGATAAAGATGATGTTTTAAGAGTTAAGAATTTGATAAAAACTGATTTTATTTACTCATTTGAGAGTGCAAGCAAGGTTGCAAATTTATATGGCTCATACCTTGCTAGAGGCGACATAAAGCCACTTTACGAGCTTGAAAAAAATATCGATAAGATAGATGCCAAGCTTTTAAAAGAGATAGCAAATAGATATTTTAATGAAAAAACCAGCACAACAATAATATTAAAAAAGGAATAA
- a CDS encoding quinone-dependent dihydroorotate dehydrogenase: protein MSLNYETLKSIFFKFDPETAHKIAELAMIGANKIFPGSLSFVANKCVVDDNALKQNLFSSTYHNPVGIAGGFDKNATMFEALTALGFGYLEFGTFTPKPQPGNDKPRLFRLVDEESIQNAMGFNNDGCEAIKNRVKKLYPYTLPIWANIGKNKVTPNEDAIKDYEILVREFIEICDTFVINVSSPNTPNLRALQDESFIKELFSVILPLTKKPIIFKIAPDMSHEDAIKLCSCAVENGASGVLVSNTSVDYSLSHSSNLKDFGGLSGKVIAKKSKEIFKAVADELYGKTTLIACGGIDSGAEAYERIKMGANLVQIFTSFIFKGPMIARDINLEILELLKRDGFASISEAVGIDVKK from the coding sequence ATGAGCTTAAACTACGAAACTTTAAAATCTATATTTTTTAAATTCGATCCTGAAACTGCCCATAAAATCGCAGAACTTGCAATGATCGGAGCAAATAAAATTTTTCCAGGATCATTAAGCTTTGTAGCAAATAAGTGCGTGGTCGATGACAATGCGCTAAAACAAAATTTATTCTCAAGCACTTATCACAATCCAGTTGGCATAGCTGGTGGCTTTGATAAAAATGCCACAATGTTTGAAGCTCTCACAGCTCTTGGATTTGGGTATTTAGAATTTGGCACATTTACTCCAAAACCTCAACCTGGCAACGACAAACCAAGGCTTTTTAGGCTCGTAGACGAAGAGAGCATCCAAAATGCGATGGGCTTTAACAACGATGGTTGCGAGGCTATTAAAAATAGAGTCAAAAAACTTTATCCTTATACTTTACCTATCTGGGCAAATATCGGTAAAAACAAGGTCACACCAAACGAAGATGCAATAAAAGACTATGAAATTTTAGTAAGAGAATTTATCGAAATTTGCGACACCTTTGTCATAAATGTCTCATCGCCAAACACGCCAAATTTAAGAGCATTGCAAGATGAGAGCTTTATAAAAGAGCTTTTTAGCGTCATTTTGCCACTTACTAAAAAACCAATCATCTTTAAAATCGCTCCTGATATGAGTCACGAAGATGCGATCAAGCTTTGCAGCTGTGCGGTAGAAAACGGTGCTAGTGGCGTGCTTGTTTCAAATACAAGCGTTGATTACTCGCTCTCTCACTCATCAAATTTAAAGGATTTTGGCGGACTAAGTGGTAAGGTGATCGCTAAAAAGTCAAAAGAGATCTTTAAAGCCGTTGCAGACGAGCTTTATGGTAAGACGACACTTATCGCATGCGGCGGCATAGATAGTGGTGCAGAGGCATATGAGCGCATAAAAATGGGAGCAAATTTAGTGCAAATTTTTACAAGCTTTATCTTTAAAGGGCCAATGATCGCAAGAGATATAAATTTAGAAATTTTAGAACTTTTAAAAAGAGATGGCTTTGCCTCTATTAGCGAAGCGGTCGGCATAGATGTTAAAAAATAA